The Ruania halotolerans genome contains the following window.
CGGCGACCTCGGCGAGTACGAGTCCCTGATGTCCACCCGCAAGATCCAGCGCGAGCTCGGCTTCGCCGCCCAGCACAACTGGCGCTGAGTACGCTCAGGCAGATGGAGAACAGGGCGTGAGCAGGGTCGGCATCCGCGATGTCGCCACCCACGCCGGTGTCGGGATCGGGACCGTCTCGAACTACCTCAACCACCCCGAACGCGTCTCCCCCGAGACTGCGGGCCGCATCGCCGCCGCCATCGACACTCTCGGTTTCGTACCCAGCCAGGCCGGCCGGCAACTGCGCTCAGGCACCAGCCGCGTGATCGGCTACCTCGCCCCCGACATCTCCAACCCGTACTTCACCGAGATCGCCGAGAGCGTCGAACAGGGCGCCTCCACCCGCAACGTCTCAGTCTTCTTCGCCGACTCCCACCGCAGCCGCTCCCGAGAGGACGCCTACCTGTCGGTCTTCGAGGAGCATCGCGTGCTCGGCCTGCTCGTGTCCTCCCATGAGCCGATCGAAGACCGGTTGGCGCAGGTACGCAGGCGAGGGACGCCGTCGGTACTCGTGGGCCAGCAGGCCCACCACCCGGAGCAGCCCTCGATCTCCGTGGACGACCTCTCCGGCGGCCGGCAGGCCGCCGCCCACCTGATCGATGTCGGACGGCGCAGGCTCGCCTTCGTCGGTGGCCCTCTGACTATCGCCCAAGTCGCCGCCCGCCTGACCGGGGCGAGCGCCGCCGTCAGTGGGAGCGGGGCCGGCTTGGAGATCATCGACACCGCCGACCGCACCGTCCACAGCGGGCAGGAGGTGGGCCGTGCGCTCCTGGAACGCACCCCTGAGCGGCGACCGGACGCCGTGCTGGCCGTGAACGACCTCGTCGCGCTCGGCCTCATGCAGGCGTTGGTGCACGGCGGCGTGCGGGTGCCCGAGGATGTCGCGATCGTCGGCTACGACGACAACGAGTTCGCCGAGGCCTCCCTCATCCCGCTCACCAGCGTGCGCAGCCGGCACGAGGAGTTCGGGCCGACCATGATCGATCTGCTGTTCGAGTCCATCGCCGGGGAGTTCTCCGGGCAGGTGCACCGCACGTTCGAGCCGGCGCTGGTGGTGCGGGCCAGTACGACAGCGGGACCGGGCGCACTGCCACGCCAATGAACTGAGTCCCGGCATCACCAAGCGTCTCGTGGCGTATGTCAGGAGGACACATCAGGCCGTGCGACAACGACGTTCGCGATACATCGACAAGCACGGTGGGCCCGGCCCGGGCGGTCCTGGCCCCGAGCCGCGGCCGCCTGACTGAGCACCGCGCTACCGCCGCGACTACTGCCTCACGCGATTGGCTTGATAACATTATCAAGCCATCGGATTCGCTGATAATGTTATCAGCGTGCGCACCGCAGCCAACAACCCCTTCAGCCCCGGTTCGGACACCATCCCTCAGGTCTGGGCCGGCCGGACCGTCCAACTGAGCGACTGGCGCGACATCGTGCGTCCGCGGCGCGACGCAGGGCTTCCCGAACGCGGACGCACCATCCTCGGCGAGGCAGGGCTCGGTAAATCCTCCCTCGTGCGCAAGATCGCCCGCGATGCGGCCGACGCCGGCGACTGGGTCACCCCGCAGCTGCGCATCCCCTCCGGATCGGACCCACTCAAGCGGGTCGCCACGGCAGCCTTGGCACTCGCCGACCGGGCGGGCCTGGCCACCTCGACGGAGAAGCGCGTCAGTGATCTCCTGGCCCGTGTGCAGAGGGTGGCAGTCAGCGGCGTGTCACTGTCGGTACGTCAGGCCGACGGCCCCGAGCCCTACACAGCACTCACCGACCTTCTCGTCGAGGTCGGTCAGGCCGCCATAGCCCAACACCGGATTGCACTCATCCACATCGACGAGATGCAGAACATCGCCGATGAGCAGGTGCTCTCCCAGCTCCTGATCGCCCTCGGCGACGCACTCTCGCACGAGGTTGCGGTCCCCCTCCCTGGTGGTCTGCACGCAACGCGAACGTTGCCGATCGCGGTGTACCTCACCGGGCTGCCCGAGTTTGCCGACATGGCCGGGGCGCGCAAGGGAGCCACGTTCGCCCGGCGCTTTGCTACGACCACGTTGAGCGCCATCGACGACAACGACCTCACCGCTGCCCTGCGTCCGTTCGTCATCGACGGCTGGGAGGTCACCGACGGAGATGGTGGTGTCGCACGGATCCGGATGGAACCGGCTGCCGCGGACCTGATCGTGACGCTCTGCCAGGGAGAACCCTTCCTCTTCCAACTTGCCGGCGAACGCGCCTGGTACGCGAGCACTGCGGACGTCATCGCCGCGGACCAGGTCCTCGCAGGCTGGGAGGTCGCCGCTCCGGAGGCGGTGGCCCATGTCGAGCGGATCCTCGAGCGGCTCCCGACCCGAGAACGAGAGTTCGTGCAAGTGATGGCCGAGCTCCCGGCGCCGGAGCGCACGCTCACGCGAATCGCGCAGGAGCTCGGGCTCACCAAGCACACCGATGCCGGCCCGACCTCACAGCGCCTCGACACCGTCCGAGGGATCATCACCCGCGGAAAGCCCTATACCTTCAGGCACCGCGCCGTCGAGGCGTACCTCACGAGCGACTGGCCGTACGTGAGCCGGCACGACTAGGAGATCGTCCGCCTCACCCAGGACGCCTCCTCGACGCACTCGGTAACCGTCCCGGCGGGCGTGTTCACGCGCACCTCCCGCGAGACCGGGTGCAGGTTCGCCAGCAGCAGCGTGGTCTGGGGACCATCCGTACTTCCCACAGCCCAGAGCAGGCCGTCGGGGCTGTCGCCGCTCAGCAGTTGCACAGCCCCCGACGGCGCAGCGTGCGCCGATCTGTTCCCGTGCGTGACCGCAGGGTCACCCGGGGTCGCCAAGCAGAGGAGCGCCTCGATCGCGGCCGCCACCGGGTACGGCGTGCCGTCGCTATCGACCACGCCGCGCGGGCCCCACTGCTCGAAGTAGCTGATCGAGGCAACCCCGGGCACTGCGAGCGCCGCTGCGCTGGCGATCGTCCAGGCGGCCAGCTCGGGTGCCTGCTGGCGCGGGTCGGTCGCGTCGGCCAGCGCCGGGCCGTAGCCCTCAGTCAGGTCGGTCCGTGTCGATCGCGCATAGTCGTGCTCGGCGACGGCATTGAAGGGCGGCCGCAGGGTCACCGGACCGATGTGCACCCCCGCCCCGCCGGCCTTCTCCCCCGCCAGCGCCACCATGCGGCGGGCAAGAATGCGCTGCATCGCCACCGACTCCACCAGCTGCGGGGTTCCGAGGTCGTGGAAGAGCGGCGACATCGCCACCGCCAACCCGTCCAGGTCGGCCGGGAGAAGGTGCTGCCCGCGGTTCAGTTCAGTGAAGTGGGATCGGGCGCCACCGACCACCGGCAGGTCCAGCCCGGCGGCGTCGAGCGCATCCCGGAGCACGGCGATCGTCGCCGTGTCGGAGACGTGTCGCGGGGACCCGCCGGCATAGGCACCCACCCGCAGCACGCGCCGGCCCACGAACCCATTGACGACGGAGCGCACCTTCTCGCGGTTGGCAGGGTCGGCTGAGTCGGCAGGTTCCAGCACCAGGCGCACGTCGAGCGGGTGGCCGCTGGCGACGGCGCGCTCCAGCACGGCCCGCCAGGTCGCCGTCCTGAGGTCAAGGTCGACCAGCAGCGGCACGCCCCTATCCATGCCGATCTCAGGCGCCGGGTCGGGCGCAGTCCCCGCGCCGAGACCGAACTGCGGGAGCGGGCCGGCAGCAGCGAGATCGATGACGTGCGGGCCGTGCCCACCAATCCCCTGCGAACTCACGCCCCGCCCCGGTGCCAAGGCGGCACCAGAGGGGACCTGCGCCGTCGTGCGTGATGCGCTGAGGATGAGGCCATGACGGATGCGCTCACCCGCCCCGATCCGATACGGGAACGGCAGGGAGAGGGGGCGGTTGTAGGTCTTGAAGGAAGCGTCGGTCCAGTTGCGCTGGTCCTCCATCTCGAACACGTCGCCCTCCAGGCCCAGCTCCACCCGGAGGCCGCCCTGATCCCAGGTGAGCCCGGCGATGTCGCGTGCCGGCTGATGCGGAGCGGGAGCCTCGGGGAACTCGGCCGGTGACCGGCCGCCGTCGGGGTGGCGTACGACCAGCGGGGTTCCGGCCAGTGCCGGGGGATGGAGCACGATCAGCCCGGCGCGGTTGGTCCACAGTTCCTCGGCGGGCTCCAGCTCAACCGTGGCGGTGAGCCGGTCGCCGTCGATCTCCGCGCGCAGCGAGCCGGTGACCTGCGGCGCGGTGGCCTCGAGGCGCACGGTGACCGAGGCGTCGGTCATGTCCACGGAGGTCACCGACCACGGCACGGTCATCCAGTCGGCCACCCGAACGATCGCGCGCACCCCGCGCAGCAGCACCTGCCCGTCCACGGCGATCTCGGCGAGTTCACCGTCGCGGACGAGCAGGGCCCACCGCCCGCTCGTGACGGAGCGGGCCGGCGGGAACCAGGCTGGCCCCTCGGGCATCAGCGCTCGATGGCGTCGAGGTGCAGCATGCGGGCGAGGTTCTTGTCGAGTTCGTCGTCACGGAAGATCTTCTTCCAGTCCTCCTTGATGATCGACTCGCGCCCGTAGTCCATGGCGATCAGGCACGCGTCGCTGAACGGGTTGTCCCCGCGCAGACCGTTCGCGAGCGCCACCTGGGTGTGGCCGTAGAGGATGCTGCGCGCGGCGGCCTCGGGCACGCCCATCGTGTTCACCGCCTCCTGCAGTGCCTCGTTCAGCAGCTCACCGATCATGCAGGCCACGGTCTCCACCAGGGTCGGCTCGAGCTGGGCGAGCTGCTTGACGGTGACCCAGTGCACGTCGATCACGGGGGCGTAGATGGCGCGGACCGTGGTCTCCACAAGGGTCTTCACGGCCTCATCGTCGGACTCGACGGCGGCAATGGCATCCTGCGGGGCGGCGATGCCGCCGAAGGTGTCGGCCCACTCCTCGGGGGTCTTGCGCTGCAGGAAGACCGACGGGTGGCACGGGTGGGCGACCGCCTGGATGACATCCTCGCGGGTGGCGAGCAATCCGGCGTAGGCGGCGGCCGGGTCGAGGGTGAGCACCACGGCGCCGGCGCGCATCTGCGGCACCAGCTCGGCGGTGACCGAGGCGAGCGCGAGGTCCGGCACCGCCAGGACGACGATGTCGGCGTCGGCTACGGCGGTGGCGGCGTCGGTCAGCTCGCGGCCGGCGTCGATCGTGCGCTGGCGGCCGGCTTCAGAGTTCTCGACGTAGCGGACCGTGTGGTCGGTGCGGACGAGGTTGTTGGAGACGCGCATCCCCATCTTCCCGCCGGCGCCGATGACGGCGATCGTGTACGTGTTCTCACTCATGTGGTGCTCCTCAGATAGTCGACGGCGGTACGGGTCCATTCCCGTTCCGTGCGGATGGTGGTCTCGGGGTCGTCCTGCCAGGGCAGCCAGTGCTCGACCACCTCGTTGATGCCGCGTTCGCGCGGGCGGACGGTGCGCAGTAGGTGCGGGTAGTCGTGCAGGCCCTCGCCCATCGGGGCGCCGCTATAGGTGAAGCCGACCCAGCCGGGCTGGCGGGCGAAGGCGTAGTCCTTCACGTGCACGGCACGGGTGAGATCGGCGACCTGCTCCACGCAGGCCTGCGGGTTCTCCAACCGGGCGACGACGTTGCCCGGGTCGAGGCAGATCCCCAAGTTCTCGCTGCCGACTCCTTCGACGAGGCCGAGCAGGTCGGTGGTGGGCAACTGTTCGTAGGTTTCCAGGGCGAGGGTGACGCCGGCTGCTTCGAAGGCGGGCATCGTCTCGGTCAACCACTGGCGGGCTTGCTCGAGGGTGGGCCGCGAGTCGGGCCCGTAGATCATGGTGCGGATCAGTGTGGCGTCGAAGACGGCGGCAATCTCCAGGAAGCGGGCCAGGTGGCCGGGGTCGATGCCCTTGGTGCCGAGCTCGATCACCAGGTCCAGGTCTTGTGCTGCGGCGGCGGCATCGGCGAGTTCGGCGTCATCCATCTGCTCCAGCGGCGCGTAGTCGCAGATCTGATGCAGGCCGATGCCGAGGTCGCGGGTGGCCTGGAAGGCCTCCGGCAGCGTCATCGGCCGCGGGTTGCGGTCGGAGAGCTGCCAGAAGAAGGCGTAGGTGCCGAGTCCGAACATGAGGCCATTTTGGCGAACCGGTTGACCAATTGCAAGAGCGCAGGTGCTGGTGCCGGTACTCTCATGCCATGCCAGCCAGCGACCGTTCCGCCGAGATCACGGCGTCCCTGGGCTCGCTGCCGGGCACCACACCGGTCTCGGAGGTGGCGCGCCGCCTCCTCGATCTCTTCACCGGAGGCTCGTTCGAGCCCGGCACCCGCCTGCCCGCCGAACGCCAGCTCGCCGCGGCCTTGGGGGTGGGGCGATCCGCGGTGCGGGAAGCCCTCGCGGCTCTGGAGATCCTCGGCATCGTGCAGGTGCGGCCCGGCTCGGGCACCTACCTGCGCGGGACCGCCAGCACGCTCCTGCCCCGGACGTTGCGGTGGGGCCTGCTGATCGGTTCGCGAAGCACCGCGGAGTTGCTGGAGCTGCGCTCCGGGCTGGAGACGCAGGTCGCCCAGCTGGCGGCGAGCCGTGCGAGTGAGCACGATCTGACGGAGTTGCGCGCCGCGGTGGACCGGATGCGTGAGAGCACGGCCGACCTGGGCAGGTTCGCGGCTGCTGATCACGACTTCCACGACCGACTCGCGAGCGCGTCGCGCAACGAGACGATCGTGGACCTGCTGCATGTGGTTCGATCCTTGCTGCAGGTCTACGCCGACCGAGCGGTGCATGACGAGGACTCGGCGCGGCGCGCTCTCGACGAGCACGAGGCTGTGCTGCACGCCATCACCGAACGCGATGAGGTGGCCGCGGCCGCCGCCATGGCGGCGCACATGACGACG
Protein-coding sequences here:
- a CDS encoding FadR/GntR family transcriptional regulator translates to MPASDRSAEITASLGSLPGTTPVSEVARRLLDLFTGGSFEPGTRLPAERQLAAALGVGRSAVREALAALEILGIVQVRPGSGTYLRGTASTLLPRTLRWGLLIGSRSTAELLELRSGLETQVAQLAASRASEHDLTELRAAVDRMRESTADLGRFAAADHDFHDRLASASRNETIVDLLHVVRSLLQVYADRAVHDEDSARRALDEHEAVLHAITERDEVAAAAAMAAHMTTANSRLGEEAQR
- a CDS encoding ATP-binding protein, whose amino-acid sequence is MRTAANNPFSPGSDTIPQVWAGRTVQLSDWRDIVRPRRDAGLPERGRTILGEAGLGKSSLVRKIARDAADAGDWVTPQLRIPSGSDPLKRVATAALALADRAGLATSTEKRVSDLLARVQRVAVSGVSLSVRQADGPEPYTALTDLLVEVGQAAIAQHRIALIHIDEMQNIADEQVLSQLLIALGDALSHEVAVPLPGGLHATRTLPIAVYLTGLPEFADMAGARKGATFARRFATTTLSAIDDNDLTAALRPFVIDGWEVTDGDGGVARIRMEPAAADLIVTLCQGEPFLFQLAGERAWYASTADVIAADQVLAGWEVAAPEAVAHVERILERLPTREREFVQVMAELPAPERTLTRIAQELGLTKHTDAGPTSQRLDTVRGIITRGKPYTFRHRAVEAYLTSDWPYVSRHD
- a CDS encoding phosphogluconate dehydrogenase C-terminal domain-containing protein; this encodes MSENTYTIAVIGAGGKMGMRVSNNLVRTDHTVRYVENSEAGRQRTIDAGRELTDAATAVADADIVVLAVPDLALASVTAELVPQMRAGAVVLTLDPAAAYAGLLATREDVIQAVAHPCHPSVFLQRKTPEEWADTFGGIAAPQDAIAAVESDDEAVKTLVETTVRAIYAPVIDVHWVTVKQLAQLEPTLVETVACMIGELLNEALQEAVNTMGVPEAAARSILYGHTQVALANGLRGDNPFSDACLIAMDYGRESIIKEDWKKIFRDDELDKNLARMLHLDAIER
- a CDS encoding sugar phosphate isomerase/epimerase family protein translates to MFGLGTYAFFWQLSDRNPRPMTLPEAFQATRDLGIGLHQICDYAPLEQMDDAELADAAAAAQDLDLVIELGTKGIDPGHLARFLEIAAVFDATLIRTMIYGPDSRPTLEQARQWLTETMPAFEAAGVTLALETYEQLPTTDLLGLVEGVGSENLGICLDPGNVVARLENPQACVEQVADLTRAVHVKDYAFARQPGWVGFTYSGAPMGEGLHDYPHLLRTVRPRERGINEVVEHWLPWQDDPETTIRTEREWTRTAVDYLRSTT
- a CDS encoding LacI family DNA-binding transcriptional regulator, which translates into the protein MSRVGIRDVATHAGVGIGTVSNYLNHPERVSPETAGRIAAAIDTLGFVPSQAGRQLRSGTSRVIGYLAPDISNPYFTEIAESVEQGASTRNVSVFFADSHRSRSREDAYLSVFEEHRVLGLLVSSHEPIEDRLAQVRRRGTPSVLVGQQAHHPEQPSISVDDLSGGRQAAAHLIDVGRRRLAFVGGPLTIAQVAARLTGASAAVSGSGAGLEIIDTADRTVHSGQEVGRALLERTPERRPDAVLAVNDLVALGLMQALVHGGVRVPEDVAIVGYDDNEFAEASLIPLTSVRSRHEEFGPTMIDLLFESIAGEFSGQVHRTFEPALVVRASTTAGPGALPRQ